The following are from one region of the Stenotrophomonas lactitubi genome:
- a CDS encoding PLxRFG domain-containing protein, with protein sequence MATFEKVDGNPFGAGAAAAAPAPAPAATDKVARRPTLSPVQGDPFQKVAKRPERSWGEAIKDTGLGIAAGAANIIGGAVEQRNAMEPTNIVRQGLRVLDRLGVKGASETAALVPGTPSEIVGRRRAGSDSAGLSKATQMATEYLGESQSDALKQEKQELQDTKGFFASAGKVLSSPRLIGNFLAEQVPNVAAMGAGTRAAAAQAGERALAGALAKGLGTEAAETAATAAGRRAATTAATGMTTIMETGSAGQQTYQQAMAQPQSVWDANPEYRRMVAAGGDPQTAKETIARGASMEAQAITAPIAAVAGRIAAPFEADVFTRGLARKPKAMLAGAARETVEEGIQEGGSQLAGNLGQRQVDPTQAAWEGVPEAAGTGAAIGGLLGGGMAAGGAVASRGDNQAAVAADAERERLARRPRATPPSLPPPPIPPQVLALPPPETMTVAPDGTVTSGGLRPEVLAEPEMRFPQGRGMSAPFDAGRVAARPRPIVPFPDAAPDSMAGIANLVSQARQSAESDQVSAPVPTQDNSGVGSAPAQDAQQGLQTPELPAAAVSASTPNVAPPWVDRETGEALREPSKVDIKQLLHNGLQYQVETHGGINTPTLLRSMRDQYGLASSRVRPLLEEVKAERRRGFTEPPAENSSTPAIDGADALAREPATESAAPQAALQQADAVTVDRAARQTRLDEGGALQVATGDALAQAETGASGAPVVEPRADSARLAPSTIEPTSVIPSAGQAVAAPEPAQDNSPAPAAAPRVAAAAAEAATNPQNDLPTPTDAQKEAGNYKKGHVRINGHDISIENPAGSQRDPRWPALKNHYGYFKGTVGKDKDHVDVFMTDRSEDPALPVFVVDQVNKDGSFDEHKVIMGTANEQEARDTYLANYSKGWTGLGGIKEMSQEQFKAWVRDPKKTTRRVTRPQAAPAASGTGPSEVAQSVAQTAENVVENDQAVSKKAQSVSSAGETESVTPQPIYTPKVRRIAGSPHYDRGDAGTLGAYFTPGRIVNGYANTRDRVLAFEPPREGGNWSVQVQGVDAAGNPLPGEGPRWHNTLPSPRDLERVLGKPVPKPRKAATAAAAAAPAAKGAAKTDAGTVKQPSQETVSGPIEDLGEKLGGARKDLAKPTGARAQRRADPEAGPAWSKKYLAMEDARNPGTWRLFKSKKGTFGNPLASRQTYASQAEAEAAIPMVELARNHRAVEREPGSWAIARDVTDRKRVYLKDGFDTRAAALQYMAENAPALIDTKTTVGEDALPRPDKVMRVGEARRDGDVQGQQFMDTFGFRGVEFGKWNNQDERQEVMNHAFDALVDLSELLNLPPRAMSLDGQIGLAFGARGHGLSGARAHYERDYAVINLTKLKGAGSLAHEWMHALDHYLGRQDGRGSDQITNSRGDKVMKASGVDDYLSNASRFRGNVRPELRAAFQELMDTMRTRAEQYVEDTARAESFLGKARDQVQKQLGDLRAHIEKERAWGSRKRPATQQELATFDAAADRLLNGEAFSTDAKPTKGGGVRFTNEELDTLDGVLKAVTNRTGFNSERTGSLDRLRDAMGTYQRRVELWQSADAGAAKTKNVPTSFMTEARKLDDGRVGNYWTTPHELLARAFSSYVEDRLQGAGRASAFMSFGSDPRFAVPVGTEFARPFPGGAERQAMNAAFDRFFAEVKHEESPTGSVRLFSRRGWDADFPDVVTAHRPGRLSAHADYAAAKAGDDTAALRVARDVITPVFVEDVRAALPEGSKPLVVAVQSQEATGNNRIPRMAAEVLAQRLGLQVSEDIVQAAKVNRSGGDALHRLANQPPFTGKVEKGRDYVLIDDTLTQGGTLAQLKTHIEDNGGKVVLATALTGKDYSRKIALNSQSLADVRERFGSIEPWWRDQFGYGFEGLTESEARTILTLDKGRLDADALRDRVAAGRVPGLRPVGEGAAGEGSGAEAPGPGGRVNRSAAPAASGGLDFDRALQLKTDLTQHWGENAPSVVVVRSAEDFPASAKVDPGYRRAEGVYDGRPTVWINAGNIATEQRFAQVLAHEAIGHYGVESVVGAKDWTQIVDAIDKLAADGSGTAALKSVLADVTRRYGTVDRETFAKEAIAVMAERGIRNSFTSRVAAAVRRFLRRVMPSLKWSEAEVRDLLSQADGFLRAGMSAQAQREMVRSYSFAQPQIDGRGEAFLEQNGGRFLRRNDQWYLADERGRPADFLTLGAARAEAERTGGQVLADPVESGPRTWSVVLPNGAEVTRAARGRLFSMPPTDALEDIDAIQRGIQGEGVLARARQKLEDLSLSKVKDSLRSTWLGALATRHLTELGRDYFPTIDRYSDYLAEMQADRNKLQAEADTIAEAARQWASKNKAESRRLFDLMHQATMDGVDPSREYQPLQFRMPGEKGLQVVNRKNVLHAIKVKQQQMRERSGDSKTNIMNEIKALKAMLKAEPRRRRQYAPLVEQWSQLSPEAQRLYSQFRDAYRSRSDAVEEALVQRIEDLKGGDLVGGQVISDSSRRMLVHKIREQFESARLQGVYFPLQRFGKFFVAAEKDGTNTFLMFESQNELDRAVKDLERREWAITARGMKMEGKATDAPSGTFVADVIDQLRTAHVSDAVQDQVYQLYLQTMPELSMRKHQIHRKSVPGFDPDAVRAFAFNMQHGSHQLARLRYAHKLQGVLTDLKDAQKKIQASPSVDTRKIVAGDALLEELGKRHEWIMNPTDSALTNLISSFGFTYYLGATPAAALVNVTQTALVSYPYLAARHGGIKAMNYLLAASRDAVRTVGNIQKTLTDPDELRAYQALEASGAIEKTQAHNLAGIAEGGLTGYNPAWSKAMEIIGWGFHKTEVVNREATGMAAYRLARADGKSFDEAVKFARDAIFDTHFDYSNANRARFMQSGTAKVLLMFRQYSLNMTWALGRMVWQATKGQDPEVRQVARRNLTGLLGMSALFSGAMGLPMMGMIMGALNGIQATFGDDDEPWDAETELRAFLTGMLGQGGADLLLHGPADKLTGANISGRVGLDSLWIRDADRELDGRGMFNNLLEQAAGPMGGVLKNVLVGKQQVDEGHIMRGVETMLPKGLKDMIKAGRYATQGVNTLRGDPVVEDLSPWEILLQANGFAPEKVSRQYETTRALKNYEQHILDRRKSLVNAFAMALRNGDASDRASVLSKIGAFNKANPELAITSSGLQQSIKNRARYSARAEAGIILNPKLAARLNKAVTE encoded by the coding sequence ATGGCAACGTTCGAAAAGGTCGATGGGAATCCCTTTGGCGCCGGAGCAGCAGCAGCGGCGCCAGCACCCGCCCCCGCAGCCACCGACAAGGTTGCGCGCCGACCGACGCTTTCCCCCGTGCAGGGTGACCCGTTCCAGAAGGTTGCCAAGCGTCCGGAGCGCTCTTGGGGCGAGGCCATCAAGGACACCGGCCTGGGGATCGCCGCCGGCGCGGCCAACATCATCGGCGGCGCCGTGGAGCAGCGGAACGCCATGGAGCCGACCAACATCGTGCGGCAGGGTCTTCGGGTTCTGGACCGGCTGGGCGTAAAGGGTGCCTCAGAGACTGCAGCGCTGGTGCCCGGTACGCCTTCTGAGATCGTCGGTCGCCGCCGCGCAGGATCCGACAGCGCCGGCTTGTCGAAGGCGACGCAGATGGCCACCGAGTACCTCGGGGAGAGCCAGTCCGACGCGCTTAAGCAGGAAAAGCAGGAACTGCAGGACACCAAGGGCTTCTTCGCCAGCGCTGGCAAGGTGCTGTCCTCCCCGCGGCTGATCGGCAACTTCCTGGCCGAGCAGGTGCCCAACGTCGCCGCGATGGGAGCCGGCACGCGCGCTGCAGCCGCGCAGGCGGGCGAGCGAGCGTTGGCGGGTGCGTTGGCCAAGGGCCTCGGTACCGAGGCTGCTGAAACCGCCGCCACTGCGGCAGGACGTCGCGCAGCGACCACCGCTGCCACTGGCATGACGACGATCATGGAGACCGGATCGGCGGGCCAGCAGACCTACCAGCAGGCAATGGCACAGCCGCAGTCGGTGTGGGATGCCAACCCGGAGTACAGGCGCATGGTCGCCGCCGGCGGTGACCCGCAGACCGCGAAGGAAACCATCGCACGCGGTGCGTCGATGGAGGCACAAGCCATCACCGCTCCGATCGCAGCGGTTGCCGGCCGCATTGCAGCGCCGTTCGAAGCCGACGTCTTCACCCGGGGTCTGGCGCGGAAGCCAAAAGCGATGCTGGCAGGCGCCGCGCGCGAGACTGTGGAAGAGGGCATCCAGGAGGGCGGCTCGCAGCTGGCCGGCAACCTTGGCCAGCGCCAGGTCGACCCGACCCAGGCAGCGTGGGAGGGTGTCCCTGAAGCGGCCGGTACCGGTGCGGCGATCGGCGGCCTGCTCGGCGGCGGCATGGCCGCCGGCGGTGCGGTGGCCAGCCGCGGCGACAACCAGGCCGCGGTGGCAGCCGATGCGGAGCGGGAACGCCTGGCACGCCGCCCGCGCGCCACACCGCCGTCGCTGCCGCCACCGCCGATTCCGCCGCAGGTCCTCGCACTGCCGCCACCGGAAACAATGACGGTCGCACCGGATGGCACGGTGACCAGCGGCGGCCTGCGGCCGGAGGTATTGGCCGAACCTGAGATGCGCTTCCCGCAGGGCCGCGGAATGTCCGCACCTTTCGATGCTGGCCGCGTCGCAGCACGACCGCGGCCGATCGTGCCGTTCCCGGATGCAGCGCCTGACTCCATGGCGGGCATCGCCAATCTGGTATCCCAGGCGCGGCAGTCAGCGGAATCGGATCAGGTCTCAGCGCCGGTGCCCACGCAGGACAATTCAGGCGTCGGCAGCGCTCCTGCGCAAGACGCGCAGCAGGGCCTTCAAACCCCGGAACTTCCGGCCGCCGCTGTATCAGCGTCAACTCCGAACGTCGCGCCGCCATGGGTCGACCGGGAGACTGGCGAAGCGCTGCGCGAGCCGTCCAAGGTCGACATCAAGCAGCTGCTGCACAACGGCCTGCAGTACCAGGTGGAGACACACGGTGGAATCAATACGCCGACGCTGCTGCGTTCCATGCGCGATCAGTACGGCCTGGCAAGCAGCCGCGTGCGGCCGCTGCTGGAAGAGGTGAAGGCGGAACGCCGTCGCGGTTTCACGGAGCCGCCGGCCGAGAACAGCAGCACGCCGGCGATCGACGGAGCAGATGCGCTGGCGCGTGAGCCCGCAACCGAGTCGGCAGCGCCGCAGGCCGCCCTGCAGCAGGCCGATGCGGTGACTGTAGATCGCGCAGCACGGCAGACACGGCTGGACGAAGGTGGTGCGCTGCAGGTCGCAACGGGCGATGCGTTGGCGCAAGCTGAAACCGGTGCGTCTGGAGCACCGGTAGTTGAGCCGCGTGCCGACAGCGCGCGCCTTGCCCCCAGCACGATCGAACCAACGTCGGTCATCCCGTCCGCAGGTCAGGCTGTGGCGGCTCCGGAGCCTGCCCAGGACAACTCACCTGCACCGGCTGCGGCGCCCAGAGTGGCGGCTGCAGCTGCAGAGGCGGCCACCAACCCGCAGAACGATCTGCCGACGCCCACCGATGCACAGAAGGAGGCTGGCAACTACAAGAAAGGCCACGTCCGCATCAACGGACACGACATCAGCATCGAGAACCCTGCTGGCAGCCAGCGCGATCCGCGTTGGCCAGCGCTGAAGAACCACTACGGTTACTTCAAGGGCACGGTCGGCAAGGACAAAGACCATGTCGACGTCTTCATGACCGATCGCTCGGAGGATCCAGCGCTGCCAGTGTTCGTGGTTGATCAGGTCAACAAGGATGGTTCCTTCGACGAGCACAAGGTGATCATGGGCACCGCCAACGAGCAGGAGGCGCGTGACACCTACCTTGCCAACTATTCGAAGGGCTGGACTGGCCTCGGTGGGATAAAGGAGATGTCCCAGGAACAGTTCAAGGCGTGGGTGCGAGATCCGAAGAAGACCACGCGTCGCGTCACCAGGCCACAAGCGGCCCCGGCGGCGAGCGGCACCGGCCCGAGCGAAGTCGCACAGTCGGTGGCGCAAACGGCCGAAAATGTGGTTGAAAACGACCAGGCCGTGAGCAAAAAGGCGCAAAGCGTGAGCAGTGCGGGCGAAACCGAAAGCGTCACGCCGCAACCGATCTACACGCCCAAGGTCCGCCGCATCGCTGGATCACCCCACTACGACCGCGGTGATGCGGGAACACTGGGCGCGTACTTCACACCGGGCCGTATCGTGAATGGATACGCCAACACCCGGGACCGCGTTCTGGCATTCGAGCCGCCACGCGAGGGTGGCAACTGGTCCGTGCAGGTCCAAGGCGTTGACGCCGCGGGCAATCCGCTGCCAGGCGAGGGGCCGCGCTGGCACAACACCCTCCCGAGTCCCCGCGACCTCGAGCGGGTCCTCGGCAAGCCGGTACCGAAGCCGCGGAAGGCGGCAACGGCAGCTGCAGCTGCCGCGCCAGCTGCCAAGGGTGCGGCGAAGACCGACGCCGGGACGGTGAAACAGCCGTCTCAGGAGACTGTCTCGGGCCCCATCGAAGACCTGGGCGAGAAACTGGGCGGCGCGCGAAAGGACTTGGCCAAGCCAACTGGTGCTCGCGCGCAGCGCCGGGCAGATCCGGAAGCGGGCCCTGCCTGGTCGAAGAAGTACCTGGCTATGGAGGACGCGCGCAACCCCGGGACCTGGCGTCTGTTCAAGTCGAAGAAGGGTACCTTCGGCAATCCGCTGGCCAGCAGGCAGACCTATGCCAGTCAGGCCGAGGCCGAAGCGGCAATCCCAATGGTCGAGCTGGCTCGCAATCACCGCGCCGTAGAGCGCGAGCCTGGTAGCTGGGCGATCGCGCGGGACGTCACCGACCGCAAGCGCGTGTACCTCAAGGACGGCTTCGACACCCGCGCTGCCGCGCTGCAGTACATGGCCGAAAACGCGCCAGCACTGATCGATACCAAGACCACCGTGGGCGAGGACGCACTGCCGCGGCCGGACAAGGTCATGCGCGTCGGTGAGGCCCGGCGCGATGGCGATGTCCAGGGCCAGCAGTTCATGGACACCTTCGGCTTCCGAGGCGTTGAGTTCGGAAAGTGGAACAACCAGGACGAACGCCAGGAGGTGATGAATCATGCCTTCGATGCGCTGGTCGACCTGTCCGAACTGCTGAACCTGCCTCCGCGGGCGATGAGCCTGGACGGCCAGATCGGCCTGGCCTTCGGTGCACGTGGCCACGGCCTCAGCGGCGCTCGGGCGCACTACGAGCGCGACTACGCGGTGATCAACCTGACCAAGCTCAAGGGTGCCGGGTCGCTGGCCCACGAGTGGATGCACGCGCTGGACCACTACCTCGGCCGGCAGGATGGCCGGGGATCAGATCAGATCACCAACAGTCGCGGCGACAAGGTCATGAAGGCGTCGGGCGTTGATGACTACCTGAGCAATGCAAGCCGCTTCCGGGGGAACGTCCGTCCGGAGCTGCGCGCGGCATTCCAGGAGCTGATGGACACCATGCGAACCCGTGCCGAGCAGTATGTCGAGGACACGGCGCGCGCTGAATCCTTCCTGGGCAAGGCCCGTGACCAGGTGCAGAAGCAACTGGGCGATTTGCGCGCTCACATCGAGAAGGAGCGGGCGTGGGGATCGCGGAAGCGACCGGCAACACAGCAGGAGCTGGCGACTTTCGACGCTGCAGCAGATAGGTTGCTCAACGGTGAGGCGTTCAGCACCGACGCGAAGCCGACCAAGGGCGGCGGGGTACGGTTCACCAACGAAGAGCTGGACACCCTCGATGGCGTCCTGAAGGCGGTTACCAACCGCACCGGCTTCAACTCCGAGCGCACCGGCTCGCTCGATCGATTACGCGATGCGATGGGCACGTACCAGCGTCGGGTGGAACTGTGGCAGTCGGCAGACGCCGGCGCGGCAAAGACCAAGAACGTGCCGACCTCGTTCATGACCGAGGCCCGAAAGCTGGACGATGGCCGCGTGGGCAACTACTGGACCACGCCGCACGAGCTCCTGGCACGTGCGTTCAGTTCCTACGTTGAGGACCGCCTGCAGGGCGCCGGCCGGGCCAGCGCCTTCATGTCCTTCGGATCGGATCCGCGTTTTGCGGTGCCGGTCGGTACCGAGTTCGCGCGGCCGTTCCCCGGCGGTGCCGAGCGCCAAGCCATGAACGCAGCGTTCGATCGTTTCTTCGCAGAGGTCAAGCACGAAGAGAGCCCGACAGGCAGTGTCCGTCTCTTCTCCCGCCGTGGGTGGGACGCCGACTTCCCCGATGTCGTCACAGCCCATCGCCCCGGGCGCCTGAGCGCGCATGCCGACTACGCGGCAGCCAAGGCTGGTGACGACACCGCGGCGCTGCGCGTGGCGCGCGACGTCATCACCCCGGTGTTTGTCGAGGACGTGCGTGCTGCGCTGCCGGAGGGCAGCAAGCCCCTGGTGGTGGCTGTGCAGTCCCAGGAAGCGACGGGCAACAACCGCATCCCGCGGATGGCCGCCGAGGTGCTGGCCCAGCGGCTGGGACTGCAGGTGTCCGAGGACATCGTCCAGGCCGCGAAGGTCAACCGCAGCGGCGGGGATGCACTGCATCGGCTGGCCAACCAGCCCCCGTTCACCGGCAAGGTCGAGAAGGGCCGCGACTACGTCCTGATCGATGACACGCTGACCCAGGGAGGCACCCTGGCCCAGCTGAAGACCCACATCGAGGACAACGGCGGCAAGGTGGTGCTGGCCACCGCTTTGACCGGCAAGGACTATTCGCGGAAAATCGCCCTCAACTCCCAAAGCCTGGCCGATGTCCGTGAACGTTTCGGATCAATCGAACCCTGGTGGCGCGACCAGTTCGGCTACGGCTTCGAAGGCCTCACCGAGTCCGAAGCGCGCACCATCCTCACCCTCGACAAGGGACGTCTCGATGCTGACGCCCTCCGAGATCGAGTCGCTGCAGGCCGAGTACCGGGCCTCCGGCCAGTGGGCGAAGGAGCAGCTGGCGAAGGATCCGGAGCTGAAGCACCTGGGCCCGGCGGGCGGGTAAACCGGTCCGCAGCTCCGGCCGCCAGCGGCGGCCTGGACTTCGACCGCGCGCTGCAGCTCAAAACCGACCTGACCCAACATTGGGGCGAGAACGCGCCCAGCGTGGTCGTGGTGCGCTCGGCCGAGGACTTCCCGGCCAGCGCCAAGGTCGATCCGGGCTATCGCCGCGCCGAGGGTGTGTACGACGGGCGCCCCACGGTCTGGATCAACGCCGGCAACATCGCCACCGAGCAGCGCTTCGCGCAGGTGCTGGCGCACGAGGCAATCGGGCACTACGGCGTTGAGTCCGTGGTGGGCGCCAAGGACTGGACCCAGATCGTGGATGCGATCGACAAGCTGGCAGCGGACGGATCCGGCACCGCCGCACTGAAGTCGGTGCTGGCCGACGTGACCAGGCGCTACGGCACTGTCGATCGCGAGACCTTCGCCAAGGAAGCGATCGCCGTCATGGCCGAACGCGGGATCCGCAACAGCTTCACCAGCCGCGTCGCCGCCGCAGTCCGCCGCTTCCTGCGGCGCGTCATGCCGTCGCTGAAGTGGTCCGAGGCTGAGGTTCGGGACCTGTTGAGCCAGGCCGACGGCTTCCTGCGTGCCGGCATGTCGGCGCAGGCACAGCGGGAAATGGTGCGGTCGTACTCGTTCGCACAGCCGCAGATCGACGGCCGCGGCGAGGCCTTCCTCGAGCAGAACGGTGGCCGATTTCTCCGCCGCAACGATCAGTGGTACCTCGCCGACGAGCGCGGCCGACCGGCTGACTTCCTGACCCTTGGTGCCGCGCGCGCTGAGGCGGAGCGCACCGGTGGCCAGGTTCTGGCCGATCCGGTTGAGAGTGGGCCGCGCACCTGGAGCGTAGTGCTGCCCAACGGTGCCGAGGTTACGCGGGCGGCCCGCGGCCGCCTCTTCAGCATGCCGCCGACAGACGCGCTCGAGGACATCGATGCGATCCAGAGGGGAATTCAAGGCGAAGGCGTGCTGGCGCGCGCCCGGCAGAAGCTGGAAGACCTCAGCCTGAGCAAGGTGAAAGACTCGTTGCGGTCCACCTGGCTCGGTGCGCTGGCCACCCGGCACCTAACCGAGCTGGGGCGTGACTACTTTCCGACCATCGATCGCTATTCGGACTACCTGGCCGAGATGCAGGCCGATCGGAACAAGCTACAGGCGGAGGCGGACACGATCGCAGAGGCGGCGCGCCAGTGGGCCAGCAAGAACAAGGCGGAAAGCCGGCGCCTCTTCGATCTGATGCACCAGGCCACCATGGACGGCGTAGATCCGTCCCGCGAGTACCAGCCCCTGCAGTTCCGGATGCCCGGCGAGAAGGGGCTGCAGGTGGTCAACCGCAAGAACGTGCTGCATGCCATCAAGGTGAAGCAGCAGCAGATGCGGGAGCGCAGCGGCGACTCCAAGACCAACATCATGAATGAGATCAAGGCACTGAAGGCCATGCTGAAGGCAGAGCCGCGGCGGCGCCGACAGTACGCTCCGTTGGTTGAGCAGTGGTCACAGCTGTCGCCTGAAGCGCAGAGGCTCTACAGCCAGTTCCGTGATGCCTATCGATCCAGGTCCGACGCGGTGGAAGAGGCCTTGGTCCAGCGTATTGAGGACCTAAAGGGCGGTGATTTGGTGGGCGGCCAGGTCATAAGCGACAGCAGCCGTCGGATGCTGGTGCACAAGATCCGTGAGCAATTCGAATCTGCGCGGCTGCAGGGCGTCTACTTTCCCCTGCAGCGCTTCGGCAAATTCTTCGTTGCAGCGGAGAAGGACGGCACCAACACCTTCCTGATGTTCGAATCGCAGAACGAGCTGGATCGGGCTGTAAAGGATCTGGAGCGCAGAGAGTGGGCTATTACGGCCCGCGGCATGAAGATGGAGGGCAAGGCGACGGACGCACCGAGCGGTACCTTTGTTGCCGATGTGATCGACCAACTACGGACGGCGCATGTGTCCGACGCGGTCCAGGACCAGGTGTACCAGCTGTATCTGCAGACCATGCCGGAGCTGTCGATGCGCAAGCACCAGATCCACCGCAAGTCGGTGCCTGGATTCGACCCTGATGCCGTGCGCGCGTTCGCCTTCAACATGCAGCACGGGTCGCACCAGCTCGCCCGACTGCGATACGCGCACAAGCTGCAGGGTGTTCTGACCGACCTGAAGGACGCACAGAAGAAGATTCAGGCATCCCCCAGCGTCGACACGCGAAAGATCGTGGCCGGCGACGCTCTCCTGGAAGAGCTGGGGAAGCGGCACGAATGGATCATGAACCCGACCGACTCGGCGCTGACCAACCTGATCTCGTCCTTCGGCTTCACCTACTACCTGGGTGCCACGCCGGCGGCGGCGCTGGTCAACGTGACCCAGACCGCCCTGGTCAGCTACCCCTACCTGGCCGCACGACACGGCGGGATCAAGGCCATGAACTACCTGCTGGCCGCCAGCCGCGACGCCGTGCGCACTGTGGGCAACATCCAGAAGACCCTGACCGACCCCGACGAGCTCCGCGCCTACCAGGCGCTTGAAGCCTCCGGTGCCATCGAGAAGACGCAGGCCCACAACCTTGCCGGCATCGCCGAGGGCGGCCTGACGGGGTACAACCCGGCCTGGAGCAAGGCCATGGAGATCATCGGCTGGGGCTTCCACAAGACCGAGGTGGTCAACCGCGAGGCAACCGGCATGGCCGCCTACCGCCTGGCGCGCGCGGATGGCAAGTCGTTCGACGAGGCGGTGAAGTTTGCCCGCGACGCGATCTTCGACACGCACTTCGACTACAGCAACGCCAACCGCGCCCGCTTCATGCAGAGCGGCACCGCCAAGGTGCTGCTGATGTTCCGGCAGTACAGCCTGAACATGACCTGGGCGCTCGGGCGGATGGTGTGGCAGGCCACCAAGGGCCAGGACCCCGAAGTGCGCCAGGTGGCACGTCGCAACTTGACCGGCCTGCTGGGCATGAGCGCACTGTTCTCCGGCGCCATGGGCCTGCCGATGATGGGCATGATCATGGGGGCGCTCAATGGTATCCAGGCCACCTTCGGGGATGACGACGAACCGTGGGATGCAGAGACCGAGCTGCGGGCTTTCCTCACCGGCATGCTGGGGCAGGGCGGCGCGGATCTACTGCTGCACGGGCCGGCCGACAAGCTGACCGGCGCGAACATTTCCGGCCGAGTTGGACTGGACAGCCTGTGGATCCGCGACGCCGATCGCGAGCTCGACGGCCGCGGCATGTTCAACAACCTGCTCGAGCAGGCCGCGGGGCCGATGGGCGGCGTCCTGAAGAACGTGCTGGTCGGCAAGCAGCAGGTGGATGAGGGTCACATCATGCGCGGCGTCGAGACCATGCTGCCCAAGGGGCTCAAGGACATGATCAAGGCTGGCCGTTACGCCACCCAGGGCGTGAACACCCTGCGCGGCGATCCGGTCGTCGAGGATCTGTCGCCCTGGGAGATCCTGCTGCAGGCGAACGGCTTCGCTCCGGAGAAGGTGTCCAGGCAGTACGAGACCACCCGCGCGCTGAAGAACTACGAGCAGCACATCCTCGACCGCCGCAAGTCGCTCGTGAACGCCTTCGCCATGGCCCTGCGCAACGGCGATGCCAGCGACCGGGCTTCGGTGCTCAGCAAGATCGGCGCATTCAACAAGGCCAACCCGGAGCTGGCGATCACCTCGAGCGGTCTGCAGCAGTCCATCAAGAACCGGGCACGCTACAGCGCCAGGGCCGAGGCCGGCATCATCCTCAACCCGAAGTTGGCCGCTCGCCTGAACAAAGCCGTCACGGAGTAG
- a CDS encoding SOS response-associated peptidase family protein yields MCYSAQITAAYQKLVRMTGATVSLQEFAALYAHDPGKKRPKTPKAMDDAFRAGTSAAERAVWAEIQQWNQAEAAILEQELFANRKRLADAERSLQAKETKKAREDVRIAGNKIERAMGKLADLKRADGKDRDSRIFPGVYAPVIVSEGGKLTIKPMRYQCRLAGKPANYDQRFPGTYNARRDSLEKFWAPAFGHTHGLMVVDTFYENVEGPDGKNQVVQFTPRTREPMLVACLWSHWVDPAGKEPDLLSFAAITDDPEPEVAAAGHDRTIINIKAEHVDAWLNPDPADLAELYRIFDDKRHPFYEHRLAA; encoded by the coding sequence ATGTGCTATTCCGCCCAGATCACCGCCGCATACCAGAAGCTGGTCCGCATGACCGGTGCCACCGTGTCGCTGCAGGAGTTCGCGGCGCTCTACGCCCACGACCCGGGCAAGAAGCGGCCCAAGACCCCGAAGGCGATGGATGATGCGTTCCGGGCCGGCACCAGCGCGGCAGAGCGAGCGGTGTGGGCAGAGATCCAGCAGTGGAACCAGGCCGAGGCCGCCATTCTGGAGCAGGAGCTTTTCGCCAACCGGAAGCGCCTGGCCGATGCGGAGCGATCGCTGCAGGCCAAGGAGACGAAGAAGGCCCGAGAAGACGTGCGGATCGCCGGCAACAAGATCGAGCGCGCCATGGGCAAGCTGGCCGACCTCAAGCGCGCCGACGGCAAGGACCGGGACAGCCGGATCTTCCCCGGGGTCTACGCCCCGGTGATCGTCTCTGAGGGCGGCAAGCTTACGATCAAGCCGATGCGCTATCAGTGCCGACTGGCCGGGAAGCCGGCCAACTACGACCAGCGTTTCCCCGGCACCTACAACGCCCGCCGCGACAGCCTGGAGAAGTTCTGGGCGCCGGCCTTCGGTCACACTCATGGCCTGATGGTGGTCGACACCTTCTACGAGAATGTGGAGGGGCCGGACGGCAAGAACCAGGTGGTGCAGTTCACCCCGCGCACGCGCGAGCCAATGCTGGTGGCCTGCCTGTGGTCGCACTGGGTGGACCCGGCCGGCAAGGAACCGGATCTACTGTCGTTCGCGGCCATCACCGACGACCCGGAACCCGAGGTGGCCGCCGCCGGCCACGACCGGACGATCATCAACATCAAAGCTGAGCACGTCGACGCTTGGTTGAACCCGGATCCCGCCGACCTGGCCGAGCTCTATCGGATCTTCGACGACAAGCGGCATCCCTTCTACGAGCACCGATTGGCAGCGTAG
- a CDS encoding GNAT family N-acetyltransferase, translated as MFIDLFYLPPAQRGNGLGSQMLAADEEEARRRGCRSAVLYTISFQAPDFYVKHGWTVFGQVPCDPPGTSRVFLSKDLSVA; from the coding sequence TTGTTCATCGACCTGTTCTACCTGCCGCCCGCACAGCGCGGCAACGGTCTGGGGTCGCAGATGCTTGCCGCCGACGAAGAGGAGGCGCGCAGGCGCGGCTGCCGTTCCGCCGTGCTCTACACCATCAGCTTCCAGGCGCCAGACTTCTACGTGAAGCATGGCTGGACCGTGTTCGGCCAGGTGCCTTGCGATCCGCCGGGCACCAGCCGGGTCTTCCTCAGCAAGGATCTGTCTGTCGCCTGA